From Anopheles darlingi chromosome 2, idAnoDarlMG_H_01, whole genome shotgun sequence, the proteins below share one genomic window:
- the LOC125959610 gene encoding uncharacterized protein LOC125959610: MSLPVFLMLAAVVLVVQFPLADGYRLQRNPRESSCYYNGTHFMEGSIVPTKEPCLMCKCSDKTLICALKVCPEQPIPPPRGCILVHKSGSCCPYLQCSKLNLAVKNNGDRKKMHFLDYYEKAAQERLENPNSVLRRSDDDEVEDNGACIVNGTVYKSGSAMVSSSLCSYCYCINGRQKCVKPKCALPSQKCAPVYVDSTCCPIRYDCTGKTPVKNNALESSTASPNHVRRINNKHYQRMADRRGYRSNGCTFDGHTYPEGEKIKSEDPCEVCFCIRGQRKCTPKKCAPAIKGCTPRVPRGECCAIRYDCKHGEPKPFARKMEDEEESFDFFSILFGPDPDAPKDDEEVKNATTIIAPPVTEAAPVSTTSEKSFLDLLRAGLDFIDDAGEDELLLTSTTTASTSTSTSTEPAPEQQTVRVEIIQEPQAIYIEKPDFNFPVRNIPPVPVMFKPLPKLPALLVTEPTFQNIESDSLLKETPTEVSNSLAETTVRDDVPVTSSSESAQPSTVTMPVTTTTTTTTTTPTTTTTASTTKTPSTTTTPTTTSTARTTTARPTTTTIQTSAKTTKISTTIASTSKSTPITTTTTTTTTTTTTPKPTTSTTQSTTKLAPSSAPTLPAKVLSTTSPSISTTSEITTPPSPTVTTKVETLEAVETGSLLTRTNTPAKKVEPITTTAPSTTSAPKTTPQTTLPSTTRAPSTTITPETTAPSTTTVRTTTIASTTTSTSTTPKPKPSAKIVTTTPRPASSTPIDVVIKIDQLVDKHTVETLINSLNAKIENVSKVTPSVPLTTTTIETKRPNNKFVGFEPEKIPTTVFSKVTTTKTTESIETRTGLKVASTTESIESDVSESTELDATSTMKDSSERSTEELTTSTQSSTDSEESSTITSTATPFVSTTDGDDSESTTDYDTTTDEHAEEGELKTDGVTIGTKDITATPVTTVPTVKKPITSIRPSNPLKENNLLSVLLSGLSNIFDATKNDSGKQSQKNRTEYRPVTPKPIPISGFHKVGSIPSILESDVGMDYDEPTLPPSLPNLKIIPFLPADAVKKSDPPKQQPASIVAPTYTYFKNHPNNYPIVNEPYETPTAYGIGNEHEILHPGLSYNTAPKPIGEYEYAYDPTLNYPALTENYEIAAKNGYYNTKIIRDKYDTVDETDYDYDTDTIHKYAELPQKQEQLFQNELKKFIPTKYEAPKEGTYVPVYDKYGVGYPEKNVYYTNHKELAYGGAKIDKPQASTDNPLFRIDGTDMSGFSPPTKTEGGFVPKDHSKDTYYYDRYATTPYPIEQPGEEHHAKLPYNVTPTSSYGVTPVNPFIDVIRTEPAPPLMTLIEDKEKLLSTLHTNRNTTLDAMLADPSGASDEFEKDIISITTDTNYVAEEEEINTVTRRTTPSKPNFTGFELNFPVSVHHPMEPVSPAPARPSTVPSGTEQDPEPSGMFSLENMLNYLLREEDPVNENKLRNSSNPGGAVSAALTDGIPPFKTLPQRLAAVYDPSVGLEASLGDVSPPSDEELHEGTVTLKVESAKNDTKTLYRPSLLDLPFLNPGFHTKPINQPAEADLSESQNELDRYHVLADGASSAHAASSSYVVNPVDINKLKQHHSEGTAEITMKSKVKDTVGILKLAGCNIYGRMYRVGRIISELSGPCLECKCTEVGVHCTPLDCRR, translated from the exons CCAGAGAATCCAGCTGCTACTACAACGGGACGCACTTCATGGAAGGATCGATTGTGCCGACGAAAGAGCCCTGTCTGATGTGCAAGTGCTCCGATAAAACTCTGATCTGTGCGCTCAAGGTTTGTCCTG AGCAACCGATACCGCCGCCACGAGGATGCATTTTGGTGCACAAAAGTGGATCCTGCTGCCCGTATTTGCAGTGTTCGAAGCTGAATCTGGCGGTGAAGAACAATGGCGACCGGAAGAAGATGCACTTCCTGGATTACTACGAAAAGGCGGCCCAGGAGCGGCTGGAAAACCCAAACTCGGTTCTACGGCGATCGGATGATGACGAGGTGGAAGATAATGGAG CCTGTATTGTGAACGGCACCGTGTACAAATCGGGATCGGCAATGGTTAGCTCGTCGCTTTGCTCGTACTGCTACTGCATCAATGGACGGCAGAAGTGTGTCAAGCCGAAGTGTGCCCTACCCAGCCAAAAGTGTGCCCCCGTGTATGTGGACTCTACCTGTTGCCCGATACGGTACGATTGCACGGGTAAGACTCCGGTAAAGAACAACGCCCTCGAATCGTCGACCGCTTCTCCAAATCACGTTCGGcggatcaacaacaaacactaTCAGCGTATGGCGGACCGAAGAGGCTATCGTAGCAACGGCTGTACGTTTGATGGCCACACGTATCCGGAGGGAGAGAAGATAAAGTCGGAGGATCCGTGCGAGGTGTGCTTCTGTATACGCGGACAGCGCAAGTGTACTCCGAAGAAGTGTGCTCCAGCAATTAAGGGCTGTACACCGCGTGTGCCCCGTGGAGAGTGCTGTGCTATACGCTACGATTGCA AGCATGGTGAGCCGAAACCGTTTGCTCGTAAAAtggaggacgaagaagaatCGTTCGACTTTTTCTCCATTCTTTTTGGACCAGATCCGGATGCGCCaaaggatgatgaggaggtaaagaatgccaccaccatcattgcaCCGCCGGTGACTGAGGCGGCCCCAGTGAGTACGACATCGGAGAAGAGTTTCCTCGATCTGCTGCGTGCCGGTCTCGATTTtatcgatgatgctggtgaagaTGAGCTCTTGCTAACGTCGACCACAACGGCATCGACCAGCACATCTACCTCGACGGAACCTGCCCCGGAACAGCAAACGGTGAGAGTCGAGATCATACAAGAACCACAAGCGATCTACATCGAGAAGCCTGATTTCAACTTCCCTGTACGCAACAttccaccggtaccggtcatGTTCAAGCCATTGCCAAAGCTGCCAGCATTGCTCGTGACGGAACCGACCTTCCAGAACATAGAATCAGACTCGCTATTGAAGGAAACGCCAACAGAAGTATCGAATTCGCTTGCGGAAACAACGGTTCGCGATGATGTTCCTGTTACTTCGTCGAGCGAATCTGCGCAACCATCTACAGTTACTATGCCAGttacaacaacgacgacgacgacgacgacgacgccgacgacaacgactacggCTTCCACTACCAAGACGCCGAGTACTACGACCACGCCAACAACTACCTCGACGGCGCGAACGACGACAGCACGTCCTACAACGACGACAATACAAACCTCTGCTAAAACCACTAAGATCTCTACCACAATTGCATCCACTTCTAAGTCGACACCTatcacaacgacaacaacgactacgactacCACCACGACTACACCGAAGCCAACTACATCAACCACCCAGTCCACAACCAAACTAGCGCCATCATCAGCCCCAACACTTCCGGCCAAGGTGCTTTCAACGACGTCGCCTTCCATATCGACCACTAGTGAGATAACTACTCCACCGAGTCCAACGGTTACTACCAAGGTTGAAACACTAGAAGCAGTTGAAACAGGTAGTCTCCTAACGCGAACGAATACTCCGGCGAAGAAGGTGGAACCCATTACTACTACAGCGCCAAGTACAACCTCCGCTCCTAAAACTACTCCTCAAACTACATTACCATCTACTACGCGTGCTCCTTCGACAACTATTACCCCCGAAACAACCGctccttcaacaacaacagtacgaACAACGACTATTGCATCAACGACCACGTCTACGAGCACCAcaccaaaacccaaaccaagCGCAAAGATTGTAACAACAACTCCTCGACCCGCTAGTTCCACTCCCATCGATGTGGTGATCAAGATCGATCAGCTAgtagacaaacacacagtgGAAACGCTTATCAACTCGTTGAACGCAAAGATTGAAAATGTTTCCAAAGTGACACCCAGTGTGCCtctgaccacgacgacgatcgaaacCAAGCGACCGAACAACAAATTTGTCGGATTTGAGCCGGAAAAGATACCGACCACGGTGTTTTCGAAGGttacaacaaccaaaacaacggaatcgatcgaaactaGGACGGGACTTAAGGTTGCTAGTACCACGGAGAGCATTGAGAGTGATGTCTCTGAGTCCACAGAGCTCGATGCTACCTCTACAATGAAGGATTCCAGTGAACGATCGACGGAAGAGTTAACAACGTCCACGCAGAGTTCTACAGACAGTGAAGAGTCTTCGACGATCACATCAACCGCCACACCGTTTGTctcaaccaccgatggtgacGATAGCGAATCGACAACCGATTATGATACAACTACGGACGAGCATGCGGAGGAAGGTGAGCTAAAAACGGATGGAGTCACGATCGGCACAAAGGACATCACAGCAACTCCAGTGACCACGGTTCCCACGGTTAAGAAACCAATAACTTCCATTCGTCCATCGAACCCACTGAAAGAGAATAATCTGCTATCGGTTTTGTTAAGCGGGCTGTCCAATATCTTCGACGCAACGAAGAACGATTCCGGTAAACAGTCCCAGAAGAACCGCACCGAGTATCGCCCCGTTACACCCAAACCCATTCCAATCAGTGGGTTCCATAAGGTCGGTAGCATTCCTTCGATCCTGGAATCGGATGTAGGCATGGATTACGATGAGCCAACATTGCCTCCGAGCTTACcgaatttgaaaattattccCTTCCTACCGGCGGATGCGGTGAAGAAGAGCGAtccaccgaagcagcagccggcaaGCATCGTGGCCCCGACGTATACGTACTTCAAGAACCACCCGAACAACTATCCGATCGTCAATGAACCGTACGAGACACCGACGGCGTACGGGATTGGCAATGAGCACGAAATATTGCATCCCGGATTGTCCTACAATACGGCCCCCAAACCGATCGGAGAGTATGAGTATGCGTACGATCCGACGCTCAACTATCCGGCCCTGACGGAGAACTACGAAATAGCGGCCAAGAATGGGTACTATAACACGAAGATCATTCGAGATAAGTATGATACGGTTGATGAGACGGATTACGATTACGATACGGATACGATACACAAGTATGCCGAGCTGCCGCAAAAGCAGGAGCAGCTGTTCCAGAACGAGCTGAAGAAGTTTATTCCGACCAAGTATGAAGCACCAAAGGAAGGCACGTACGTTCCGGTGTACGATAAGTATGGCGTTGGATATCCGGAGAAGAATGTCTACTACACGAACCACAAGGAGCTGGCATACGGTGGAGCAAAGATTGATAAACCGCAAGCGAGCACCGATAATCCGCTGTTCCGGATTGATGGCACCGATATGAGCGGCTTTTCCCCTCCAACCAAGACGGAAG GTGGCTTTGTACCGAAAGATCACAGCAAGGATACGTATTACTACGATCGCTACGCTACCACACCATATCCGATAGAGCAACCAGGCGAAGAGCATCACGCAAAGTTACCATACAACGTCACACCGACCAGTTCCTATGGAG TGACTCCAGTGAATCCGTTTATCGATGTTATTCGAACGGAACCGGCACCTCCCTTGATGACGTTGATCGAGGATAAGGAGAAGCTGCTTTCAACACTGCACACCAACAGGAACACCACGCTCGATGCCATGCTCGCCGATCCCAGCGGGGCAAGCGATGAGTTTGAGAAGGATATCATTTCCATCACAACGGACACCAATTACGtcgcagaggaggaggagattaATACCGTAACCCGGCGCACAACACCCTCGAAACCCAACTTTACCGGTTTTGAGCTGAATTTCCCGGTCTCGGTACATCATCCGATGGAACCGGTATCGCCAGCACCGGCCAGACCTTCTACAGTACCGAGTGGAACCGAGCAGGATCCGGAACCGAGTGGTATGTTCAGTCTAGAGAATATGCTCAACTACCTGCTTCGTGAGGAGGATCCTGTCAACGAGAATAAGCTGCGGAACAGTAGCAATCCAGGAGGTGCAGTGTCGGCCGCACTCACGGATGGTATTCCTCCGTTTAAGACGCTCCCGCAAAGGCTGGCCGCGGTGTATGATCCATCGGTTGGCCTCGAAGCATCACTTGGTGATGTGAGTCCACCATCGGACGAGGAGCTACACGAAGGTACGGTCACGCTCAAGGTGGAGAGCGCCAAGAATGACACGAAAACACTCTACCGGCCATCGCTGTTAGATCTACCGTTCCTGAATCCGGGTTTCCACACGAAACCGATcaaccaaccggccgaagCGGATCTATCGGAATCACAGAACGAGCTCGATCGGTATCACGTGCTGGCCGACGGTGCATCAAGTGCACACGCTGCCAGCAGCTCGTATGTGGTCAATCCGGTTGACATTAACAAACTGAAGCAGCACCATTCCGAGGGTACGGCCGAGATTACCATGAAGTCGAAGGTAAAGGATACCGTCGGCATACTGAAGCTGGCCGGATGTAACATCTACGGACGGATGTACCGTGTTGGGCGCATCATTTCCGAGCTCTCGGGACCGTGTCTGGAGTGTAAGTGTACCGAGGTCGGTGTGCACTGTACGCCACTCGACTGTCGGCGGTAG
- the LOC125951629 gene encoding protein rhomboid-like, which yields MADSRKLAKVVPIHRATLTTRTADSQPAGLPTCQRAWIESDKCSRPKATSESEQEPFLGSTTSPSSSDSSETSSLESERLCHGTTAQKKARIFSIDLERGKKCAGTTDGSLHNRNQTKTNDRRKRKRGTNDVPTTATKLLQFCQCCPWAVPWSLLVVSALQIIVFTLKNDNIYWALIFSPLKQHQIWRFVTYTFLHAGCVHLVLNIIIQLLVAFPLETEQGHRRVLLVYFTGVLAGGLGASVFEPTLMVGASAGVYCLLMSHIPHIIMNFRALSYRYYRLLAVLVLCISDVLYSIRHCLTKGNLQPRIGVAAHVSGALCGLVIGFVFFRPMEAPESTRLQIVFRLLRYLGATLAIAWIVVTLLYNLDRTNVIELL from the exons ATGGCGGATTCGCGAAAATTGGCGAAAGTAGTGCCCATCCATCGAGCAACattgacgacgaggacggctGATAGCCAACCGGCAGGACTTCCAACCTGTCAGCGAGCCTGGATCGAGAGTGACAAGTGTAGCCGACCAAAAGCGACGTCGGAATCGGAACAGGAACCGTTCCTCGGATCCACTACCAGCCCCAGCAGTAGTGATAGTAGCGAGACGAGCAGTCTCGAGAGTGAACGGTTATGCCACGGTACCACGGCACAGAAGAAGGCTCGTATCTTCTCCATCGACCTCGAACGGGGCAAGAAGTGTGCCGGAACGACGGACGGTTCACTTCACAAccgcaaccaaaccaaaaccaatgaCCGGCGGAAGCGAAAAAGGGGCACGAACGATGTGCCGACGACGGCTACCAAGCTGCTCCAGTTCTGTCAGTGCTGTCCTTGGGCCGTACCGTGGAGTCTGCTGGTTGTCAGTGCCCTGCAG ATTATTGTCTTCACGTTAAAGAACGACAACATCTACTGGGCCCTGATATTCTCACCACTTAAGCAGCACCAG ATCTGGCGCTTCGTGACGTACACCTTCCTCCACGCTGGCTGTGTCCATTTGGTGCTCAACATTATTATCCAG CTGTTGGTGGCCTTCCCGCTGGAAACGGAACAAGGACACCGgagagtgctgctggtgtacttTACCGGTGTGCTGGCCGGCGGTTTAGGTGCTTCCGTCTTCGAACCAACGCTCATGGTCGGTGCTTCGGCCGGTGTCTACTGTTTGCTCATGAGCCACATACCACATATCATTATG AATTTTCGGGCTCTCTCATATCGCTACTATCGGCTACTGGCCGTGCTGGTGCTATGCATAAGTGACGTGCTGTACTCCATCCGTCACTGCCTTACCAAAGGAAACCTACAGCCCCGGATAGGGGTTGCGGCACACGTCAGTGGCGCTCTCTGTGGACTGGTGATCGGTTTCGTCTTCTTccgaccgatggaggcgcccgagTCGACCCGTCTGCAAATCGTCTTCCGATTGCTGCGTTACCTGGGTGCCACGCTAGCCATCGCGTGGATCGTGGTCACCTTGCTTTACAATCTCGACCGTACCAATGTGATCGAACTACTCTAG